The nucleotide sequence GTATAGCTTGCTGCGGTACTGATCGAGACCGTGCTGGATTCCGTCAACCCGGACTCTGTTTTATTCTGGCCGGCCCCGCTTGCGTTCATATAGTTTATGATGAGTTTGTATACCTTCCGGGAATTGCTTGTATAGATCGCGGCGACACTCGCGTCCGATTTGAACGAACCGACTGTGGTCGAACGGGCGTTTTTATCGGCGATGACCGCCTCTCCTCCCCGCAGGTACCAGTAGGAAAAGGTATATGTGGTGACGGTGCCGTCGTTCGCCGTTGTCTTGTACGTTTGGGCCGTCGAAATATTGACGGTGCTGTTTTCCTCGAGTCCCGGATGTATATCGCGCTGAAATGCGCCGTTCGCATCGTTATACATCACCACGAGTTCGTAAACGCCCGGATGGGGCGTCGGGGTCGGGGTCGCGGGCGGTGGATCGGCGAGTATATATGTCATACCCAGGACGCATTCAGAGCTTTTTACGTATTCCTTCGGCGTGTCCGTGTAAAGGATATATCCGTCATTCAGCGTTTCGTCGCCGCTTCCGAAATTGAAAACGGTTTTTCCGATATTGAATAATTCAGCCGCTATTTTTATGTATTTGATGACGTCCTCCCACCATTTCGAATCTCCACCTCCGTCCCCACCGTCTCCGGTCAGGAGCGTGGCGCTCCTCGAAGGGCTTCCCGAACGTTTGCCGGGTTCGTATTCAGTATCGGGTCCGTCATTTTCGTAAATGACAAACCGTGTGGCGGGACCGTGAATCGTCCTGAACCAGTTGAAGAGTGCGAGGTCGTTGTTGTTTCTGCTATGGGATTTTACGTTATTGTATCTGAGTTTTTTGTGATATTTGTCGTTCATGAAAACGATACGGATTTCGGCACTTCCCTTGAAGAGACCTTCATGCTCGTTCCAAATCTCGAAATAATCCATCACCTCCGTGGCGCCTTCCCTTCCCGGTGTGACATCGTCACCGCGTGTTAACATTTCCGAATTGTCGGCCGCTCCCGCAAGAGATTCATTTGTGATGTCGATATACTCCTCATGTATGTTTCCCGCCGCGTCGGTCCGTTCGTTTGGTCCGATAACAAAGAGGGGATGCTCCAGGTAATTCGTTTCGTCGATCCTGTATTCGTTTCCGGATGCGTCGTAAGCGGTGATATAGCCTTCGGTCTCGACATCGTAGGTGAACGGGATGAACCCCACAAGCGGAACGGACGCCCCGTCCCACGCATCGAATTCGGGCATGTAAATCTGGAGATTCATGATCTGCTCGAGTCCCCAGACAATCTCGTCGAGGTTCGCTTCGTCCTCCGTCCCCCTCGTCCCGCCGCGGCGCGAGACGGTTGTCTCGACCGACCGCGATACGATCTCCGAAACCTTACGCCCGTCGTCCGTCATTCTGTTGAGAACCGTTTCGAGCAGCACTTCGGTGTCGCCGTCAAAGCGCTTTCCCAACTCTTCATGGATAATCGAGAGCATGGTATTGTCTTCGGTCACCGATTGTGCGACGGATTCTGAAAGGATGGAGATCGCGTCTTCGCATTTTTCCCGAAGAATGATTTCCTCTTCCTCTGTCAATCCGGGCTCTTTCGTTTCCCTGACTCCGTCCTCAAAAGGAGGGGCACATGAAATAAAATAAAATACCAGTGTGCATGTGATTATCAGAATCGATGCGGACATGCTAAAACCTTTTTTAAACATATATTCCTCCTGAAATAAAATTTTTTCGTTATACGTTTATAATAGTAAGGCGTTGTTTTCGAGTGAATCCCTCAAAACTTTTCTTTTTTTTACCGTCTTTTTAAAAAAAAAATTTGAGTGTTGGCCCTTTTTTTCACGATTAATTAATAAAGCGCTTATGAAGTTTTCCGGAGATTTCATCAAACGATTGAAGACAAAAGATAACGAGGCGTTCAGGGAACTCTATTCCTTGACCGCGCAGATACTCATGGGATATATTCTTTTAAGGGTGGGGAATGTCACCGAAACGGCCGAGGATATTCTTTCGGAGGTGTACTGCGATGCGATTACCTATGCGGGATCACTGACATTGACGCACAATATAAAGGCATGGCTGCTCAGAATCGCAAAATCCAAGATTGGTGATTATTACAGACGCCTCAAGAAAGAAAAAAAGATCATCAAAGTCCAGACTGTCCGGGTACGGCAGCATGAGTTACTGAACGCATTTTCGAATTCCCCGGAATCGGATGTGCTTGTCAAGGAGAACGGACTCCTTTTAAAAGCGGCTTTCGGGAGGCTTCCCTCGGAGAACCGGGAGGTAATGAGGAAGAAATATGTGGAAGGGAAAAGCATGGCCGAGATTGCATCTTTGATCAATAAAACAGAGAAGGCCGTGGAGAATATCCTGTATCGGTCACGAAAGATGTTTCAGGCTGAAATAAAGCGTATGGCAAAGGAAAAAATATACTTTTCCTGAAAAGGGACTATATTTTTCCCGGAGGGGATGTGTTATGAGAAACGAAAACAATACTGATTTGAAGCATATCATCGAGGTAGCCGATTCCCCTGTCGCGGTAAGCAGGAGGGCGGAAGAAAAGATTTTTTCCAGAATGGCCGAAATGACTGCCGGAAAGAGTGAAAGAATCAAGCCCGTCACTTTTTTCAGATATTCACCCGCACTCACCTTAATTCTATTATGTGTTATCGTCCTCCCGCTTTGTCTCTGGACCGGATTCGCGGTCTTTGTTCCGGGAACCGTTTCCGCTTATCCCATTACATTGATATCCGATTCGGGGATTATCGGAGAAACCGGGCAGATGCGCTCTGAAGGGGATGTCCTTGAAGAAAACGACCGTATCGTCGTCCCGGAAACATCGGTCTGCGATCTTGAAATAAAAGGTACTGCCGGATTTCGATTTTTCCCCGGCTCCGAAGCCCGGCTCGTTTCCTATTCCCAGTTTTCACGCCGTATCACCATCCGTTTGGAAAAGGGCTCGATGTATGTGAATAAAACCGGAAGCTTTGGTACGGACAGGAGATTGTCCGTCAGTTCGGACCAATACCTTTTTTCAATGACGGGAACACGGGTCCTCTTTGAGAAGACCGGGGATGATATTATCGCAGTCTGTTTCGAAGGAGAAGTCCGTGTTTTTATGAAGGAGGAGACGGCGGACAGGCATCTGGTATCCCTTGGCGCCGGACAGAAGATACGTCTTGCCGTTTCCGGGGGAACCCCCGTTTTTAATGTCGCCCTCCCTTCGAATCATGAAATACGGATTGATGAGGAAAACAGGGACATGGTGTATGCAAACCGTACCGTATCTTCCCTGAAGGAGGCGGTTCGGGATAATGCCGAAACGGATACCGCGGCGGGTAAGCCCGTCTTCGAGGAGGAAGGGGTCGATGAAAAAAAGACCGATATCGAAATAACCCTGCCTTCAAGAGAACAAAAGAAGCCGCTTGTCTACAATATGGTAAATGAAGCGGCAAAGCTTCCCGTCGACGCCCCCGGGCCCGGGAAAGTGCTTTTTTTTTCCGTATGCTTTGACGGCACATCGGTCTATATCCTGAGTACGAACAATCTTTTCCGCCTCGGAGAGGGGGGGATCGAAGAGCCGATCCGGTTTCAGTCACCTCCGCTTTTCCGTGTAAAACCCGTGTTGCGGGGAAATACGATGATGCTGGCCGATTCCCTTTTTCTTTATCTGATCGATACGAAAAAAGAGACGATCACCTCATCGATACCACTCGGGGATAACGGCGTGATGGAAGACAATTATCATCCCCTGGTCTCCGAGACGACCCTCTACCTACCCATAAAAAACAGGGGTTACTACACGTTGAACCTTCTCGAACCGGACGAACCATTGAAGCTGCTCAGAAGCGAACATTTCCCGCTTTCGCCCATAGTCGGGGAACGGGTCATCGTTATCGGGGCGTTTTATGAAAATTACATCGCCGCACTCGACCGAACGGCGCGGGAACTCTGGAAGGTGGAACTGGCGGGTAAATCGTTCTGCAATCCGGTGTGGATGAACAACCGTATCTATGTGTACCTTCTTGAAGGAAGCGTACCGAAAATCATCGAAATTACGGATAACGGCAGGCGGAACGGGGAATGGACGCTGGAAGCTCCCATTATCTCCGACTTTTATTCGTACGGGGGATTCCTTTTTGGTTTTTATACGGACGGCGGTATCTTTGTTCTCGATCCGGACCGTTCGAGGCTTTCCCGTTCGGAAAAAATATTTTCCGGGACACTCTCAACGCGGACATGGCGAAATTATTACCCCCTCATCGCGGGTAAGTTTCTCTATACCGGCACGGACTCGGGCAGTCTGATCGTCTGGGATTGCGACGCACACGAGAAAGCTTATACGGTCATCGTCCGGGAAAATGAATCGTTTTATACGGCGCCCCTGATGGTACATGATGACCTCTATATCATTTCGAACCGGGGCATCGTTTACCGGATTACTAAAAGCTGAAATTAAATCCGATTCCCCCGAGATCACCGGAAAAATGACGTATCCCGTTGTCCTGCGGATGGGGGATTATCGGCAGTGAATAAAAAAGGGTAAAAAGATCGATATAGACCGCGTATGACGGTGAAAAGTAGAAGAGACAGCCGATATCGAGCCCTGCTTTCATGTACACGGTAAACCCCGAATTCTCGTATGTCAGCGGGCCGTCTATATGGCTTGTGATTCTGTACATATTGTGAAGGGCAATCGAAATAAGGTAGTCGAATACGAGACAGAACCTGCCCCCTGCGCGAAGGCTTAATGGTGTAAAACGCAGCTCGTGCTGATAGACAAGGGGATGGTTGTTGAGTGATGAATCGAGTGTGCCGGGATAACCGAGATTGAATCCGTAACCGACACCGGTTCCGAGGATATCGAGATAATACCAGAAGAGATCGATTTCGCCGGAAACGAGATTCAGGTCCGGGTGCAGGGTAGGGGTATATATCGATTTGAATAATTTCTGATGAAACCTGAGGCTGAATCGTTTTGAGAAAAGCCGTTCGGCAAGAAGCAGTTCCCCGATTTTTTGCTCGAGATAGAGATTCTTCCGAACTTCCTCACCGATCATACGCTGTGGAAGCAGAAGATGTTCCGTCATGAGTTCCCCGATTTCACGGGCTTTTTCTTCGGGATCGACGGGCGGATCGACCGGTACCGCCAGTCTTTCCGTGAGGCTGTTGTCGTATACGACAAACGAATGTGAAGGCCGATGTCCGTCTGTGGTCTGTCTGATAAATGCGAATGATCCGCATTCTTTCGATCGAGCGTCGCGTACAAAAGCCTCGAGTGGGGGCGCGGTGAAGTCAAAGTCGATCTCCGTATAATACGGGATGAATCTGGATGCGTCCGTAAGCATGGAAACAAGCGAATAAAACATATCCTTTTGCGCCGCCTCAGCGCCCGTCACATCGTGTTTTCTGAATATGAACAGGATTTTCTCCCGTACGGGAACGGGGCTTACCTGTTTCAGCACCTTTTGCGATAAAGCCGTCCGGCTCTGTCCGGGCGGTATACAGAGAACGAGTTCATGGGCACAGTCTCTCAGATTATCGATCAGCCCGGCGAATTCCGAATATTCGCGGGTCTTCAAATCCGATATCCGTCCGCTTTCGGCATCATAGAGAAACAACGTCAGTTTCACCGGCCCTTTATCGCCCGTTATTTTTCCGCCGATGAGGTAATCGGCATAGAGGAGTTTACCCAGTTCCGGCAGCGACCCGGTGCCGGCCATTTCACTGAGGGGAAATTGCCGTGCTTGCAGGAACGCGTTTCTCTCCGTGCGGCTGATCATGTTGACTTTCCCGGTTTCGAGCAGGTTGATTGTCAATATGTCGATCAGAAAAAGGGTGTCTTTTTCTGAAATTCCGGAACCGGAAAAGTCCAATACGACGGCAAGCGGTTTCTCCTCCCCATACACGGGATGAGAAAAGGGGGTCGACAACAAGAAAATAATGAATATGAAAATATATTTGAGTCTCATTATCGACTTTTTACTCCTTAAAACCGAATCCCCACCTGGGTGGTAATCGAAAAACACAACAATGTCCAGGGCGAAAAACCATAATAATATCTCCACAATCTGGTCCCCTCATTATATTCGTCAGGAGAAAGCGGTTCGAATGTCGCAGTGAGGCCGTGATATTTTATCCGCATATTGATAAAGAACGATGATGTGAGATAGAGGGAAATACCGAAATGGATGGGGAGCGAGATTGAAAACCGTTCGATTGAGGGTTTTACGACGGTTTCCTCGATATCTGTCCTGTAGGAAAGGGCAGAACTGGCGCTGTTGTAATCGTAGATAAAAGCAAGACCCGCATCGATCGAAACGGAAAAAAGTGATGTCGTGTGAAAACCCAGAAGGGCTTCGACAGACACTTCGGATCGCGGATCCTCGATATCCATGATATCAAAGGCGAGATAATCGAGCCCTATCCGCATATGAATACCGTCCCCGAAAAAACGCGAGTATTCACATTGAAGGGTCGGTGAAATAAAAAATCCTGTGGAAGACATCGAAACGGCGGTCCTGCCGAAATTCAATCCGGTGAAAAGGGAAAGCTGAATTTCGTTATGCCGCGAAAAAACCGTATCCAAAAGCCGTTCCTCCCGGTCGAGTTTGTCATATAACCGTGAACGTACCTGCCGCTGCAGAATGGCCTCCCGTTCCAGCATCGGGAGGACGCGGCCGATATTTTCAGCTACCCGCGAACTCAACGCCTCGATGTTTGAAAGCATATCCAGATCCGTCGGCATGGATTTCCTGTATGAGTTTTTTATCCTGAAAGAGCCGGTATCCCACAGATTGATGATAATATGGAGTTCGTCGCGGACGATATAATATTCACAAACGATACAATTTTCTATTGAATAGTCCCCGCGTATCATGGAAAACAACCCTTCAAGATCGTTATGCTTTTCCGGCGGAACGGTGACCGCTCCGGATTCGGGATAAAGCCTGAGGGACGCCTGTTTTTTGATATTGATGGTCAATACGTTATAGATAAAACTTTCAAGGTGTGCGAATTCTGCGTTTTCCGCTATATTTCTGATTGGAAGAAGGAATATTTTCTGTTTTTCCGGCGCGGTTTCGCCGGTTGTTTCGTCTTCTCCATAAAGGGGAATGGTAAAAAGGAGGATCGACACGATCCATAGGATCGATTCGATCCATATCACTTTTTGAATATATCGTCGATTCATATTCCCGTCCGATTATCCGCCTCAATAAACGAAACCCTCGTCGATCGCCCGGATGAGTTTTGCCTTGAGAAGATTGCTTTCTTTCTTCAGTTTTTCTATCTCATAATGCTGGCTTTTTATTATTTCGATAAGGTCTCCTTTTGAAAGTTCTCCGCAATGGAGGAGTTCTTCCATATAGTGAAGCTTTGCCTGAAAATCCGCCTCCGCCTCCATTTCCGCTATCTGGTAACTCTCTTCGATATTTTCCAGGTCGAGGGGACCTTCGCCTTCGGATTCACATTGAAGCAGCTTGTCGGCGATTCTGTATATTGCCTGGGAAAGAATCGAGTCGGGTTTGTACTTGACGATCGGCAGTCTGGAATTGAGGGCGATATCCTGAGCGGCATCCTTTGATATGATGCCCAGGTGTTCGATGTCAATGTCGAGATATTCTTTCACCGACCGGCGCAACTGATTCGCCTTGTCCGTGTCTTTTTTGTTGACGAGCATATTGAGAACAAAGAATGGTTTGAAATTACGGATTTTTATCGTAAAATCATTATAACAATCGATATCGATCTCTTTGATTTTTTGAAGAAGCTTTACGACATATATTTTTTGTAACGGTGTTCCGTCCTTTTTCAGTTTTTCGATATAAAGGGCTGCTTTTGATTTGGACTTGAATGTCGAGGACATGATTCTGAATACCGCGTTTTTGAAAAAGAGGTAGGCGTTAAGAATCGACGTCAACGCGGGGGTCGTCACGAGGATCCCCCGCTGTGAAACGAGAAAAAAGTCGAGTACATCGTAGTTAGTCCCCGGCCCCAGATCCATGATGAGAAAGTCGGCATCAAGGCCGCAAAGCTCCCGCATGAGAAGGCGTTTTTGCGCGGTTTTTAATTGGGCTATATCAGGAATTTCCGCGTCCCCGGGAATCAGGGAAACCCCTTCATAGTCGGTTTTCACGAGAATGGAATTGAAATCTTTATGATGACTGTTTAAAAACGTACCGATTCCCTGCTTAACGGATCTCAGCCCCAAAAACATATGAAGATTCGAGGCCCCAAGGTCGAGATCGACAAGAATTACCTTTTTCCCCGCTTCTCCCAGTGAAATTCCGAGATTCGCCGCGAGCAATGATTTGCCGACGCCACCTTTGCCGCTGGCTACAGGTATTATCATCATTTAGCTGTCCTCTGCCTTTGTCTCTGTAATTTCATCTTTTACCTCGGTTTCGGAAAAGACCGGTAAAAATGAAGATTCCCCCGACGTATCCTTGTTTTTTACCGGTTGAGGTCTCT is from Spirochaetales bacterium and encodes:
- a CDS encoding sigma-70 family RNA polymerase sigma factor — protein: MKFSGDFIKRLKTKDNEAFRELYSLTAQILMGYILLRVGNVTETAEDILSEVYCDAITYAGSLTLTHNIKAWLLRIAKSKIGDYYRRLKKEKKIIKVQTVRVRQHELLNAFSNSPESDVLVKENGLLLKAAFGRLPSENREVMRKKYVEGKSMAEIASLINKTEKAVENILYRSRKMFQAEIKRMAKEKIYFS
- a CDS encoding FecR domain-containing protein, with protein sequence MRNENNTDLKHIIEVADSPVAVSRRAEEKIFSRMAEMTAGKSERIKPVTFFRYSPALTLILLCVIVLPLCLWTGFAVFVPGTVSAYPITLISDSGIIGETGQMRSEGDVLEENDRIVVPETSVCDLEIKGTAGFRFFPGSEARLVSYSQFSRRITIRLEKGSMYVNKTGSFGTDRRLSVSSDQYLFSMTGTRVLFEKTGDDIIAVCFEGEVRVFMKEETADRHLVSLGAGQKIRLAVSGGTPVFNVALPSNHEIRIDEENRDMVYANRTVSSLKEAVRDNAETDTAAGKPVFEEEGVDEKKTDIEITLPSREQKKPLVYNMVNEAAKLPVDAPGPGKVLFFSVCFDGTSVYILSTNNLFRLGEGGIEEPIRFQSPPLFRVKPVLRGNTMMLADSLFLYLIDTKKETITSSIPLGDNGVMEDNYHPLVSETTLYLPIKNRGYYTLNLLEPDEPLKLLRSEHFPLSPIVGERVIVIGAFYENYIAALDRTARELWKVELAGKSFCNPVWMNNRIYVYLLEGSVPKIIEITDNGRRNGEWTLEAPIISDFYSYGGFLFGFYTDGGIFVLDPDRSRLSRSEKIFSGTLSTRTWRNYYPLIAGKFLYTGTDSGSLIVWDCDAHEKAYTVIVRENESFYTAPLMVHDDLYIISNRGIVYRITKS
- a CDS encoding P-loop NTPase — encoded protein: MMIIPVASGKGGVGKSLLAANLGISLGEAGKKVILVDLDLGASNLHMFLGLRSVKQGIGTFLNSHHKDFNSILVKTDYEGVSLIPGDAEIPDIAQLKTAQKRLLMRELCGLDADFLIMDLGPGTNYDVLDFFLVSQRGILVTTPALTSILNAYLFFKNAVFRIMSSTFKSKSKAALYIEKLKKDGTPLQKIYVVKLLQKIKEIDIDCYNDFTIKIRNFKPFFVLNMLVNKKDTDKANQLRRSVKEYLDIDIEHLGIISKDAAQDIALNSRLPIVKYKPDSILSQAIYRIADKLLQCESEGEGPLDLENIEESYQIAEMEAEADFQAKLHYMEELLHCGELSKGDLIEIIKSQHYEIEKLKKESNLLKAKLIRAIDEGFVY